GTGTCCGGTTAATTCGGGTAGACGATGATGCCAAGGTCGCAACGATGGCTAAGGTTGAACCGGAAACCGATGATCCGGAAGATGACAACAAGCCAGACCAGCCAACCGATCCACAAGCCGGACCGACTGATCCTGATTCAAAGCAGCAACCAGCTGACGGACAATACGCAGGCAATGCCGACGAGCAGGTCAACAAACTGCTGGATCGCGCTGAGACCGATCAGCCTGCATCTGATGCTAATAGCGATGACGAGGACTAAACACGCCTGAGTCATTGTGAGGAATACCGTTCAATCCTGCCCGGATGATGGGTGAATTGAGCGGTATTTTATTTTTGTTGCAAAAATAAGGGAACATGCCATCAAGTGCAAAACTTTTTGCGTAATGTATAGCCGACAGCGAAAATAGCGCGATGAGATGGAGGGTGGCATATGCTAAATTGTGTGAGTTTGACGGGTCGGCTGACGAAGGAACCAGAGGTGTTTAAAACAGCAGCTGATTTGGATCTGGTTCGCTTTACGCTGGCTGTGGATCGGGTTTTTAAGAACAAAACCGGACAACGCGAAACGGATTTTATCGAGTGCGTGATTTTTGGCAAACGGGCGTTGACGTTTGCCAGCTCAACAACGAAAGGGTCGCTCATTGGCGTTGCCGGGCGCATCAGTAACAATCATTTTGAAAATAAACAAGGTGAACAGCGGTGGCGGACGTCGGTGGACCGGCACATTGCAGGCAACCGGCACTGATGGGATGCCAGCAGGTGATCCGTCAGCCTCACCGGAGCTGGCTACGGATGATTTACCATTTTAGCAGTAGTATTCGGAGCGAATCTATGCTACAATTTTACTTCGTGAGTATCCGGCTATTTTTGTAGCCTTATTACTCCTTGCTCCGGCAAACGACCGGGGCCTAAAGTCCATAAGGAGGTGAATCGTCATGGCTGAAACCAAGTATGAAGTAACTTACATCATTCGTCCTGATTTAGACGATGCTGCAAAGACTGATTTGGTTGAACGTTTTGACAATATTTTGAAGGAAAATGGTGCCAGCATCATTGATTCCAAGGATTGGCAAAAGCGTAAGCTCGCATATGAGATCAACAAGTATAACGAAGGTCTCTATCATATCGTGAACTTGTCCGCAGAAGATGACAAAGCGATCAATGAATTTGACCGTCTTGCCAAGATTAATAATGATATTCTGCGTCACATGATCGTGAAGCGAGAAGACTAATTGTAACTTTTTGAAAGGGGCGCTACGGCATGCTTAACAGTGTTGCATTGACAGGTCGTTTAACCAGAGATGTTGACTTGCGCTATACGCAAAGCGGTACAGCTGTCGGTTCATTCACTTTGGCCGTTGATCGCCAGTTCCGCAGTGCAAACGGTGAACGGGAAACCGACTTTATCAATTGTGTGATCTGGCGTAAGTCAGCGGAGAATTTCGCAAACTTCACCAAGAAAGGCTCACTGGTCGGGATTGAAGGACACATTCAGACGCGTTCTTACGATAATGCGCAAGGGCAGAAAGTCTATGTGACCGAAGTCGTCGTTGAGAACTTTGCATTGCTGGAATCACGGGCAACGACACAACAACGGCCGTCCGAACCTGCGAATCCCGCTGGCCAAGGCAACCAGAATTATGGCGGTGGGCAGCAGTTTGGTAATAACCAGCAGCCGCAAAACCCACCTAGCTTTGGTTCCCAAAGCGCCCCGAACAATGCACCATCATCGAATCCGGGCCAAAACCCGGCAGCAGGTCAAAGCCAAGGCAACAATGGCAATACTGCTAATCCCGATCCTTTTGCCAATAATGGTAAACCGATCGATATTTCCGATGATGATCTGCCATTCTAATGTGTGACTAGGGTCATGCTTAGCGAAGACATTGGTTCGTAAGGAAGCAATGTCGACTTGGAATCTTTGATAGAGAAGGAGGAATTCTCATGGCACAACAACGCCGTGGTGGCCGTCGTCGTCGTAAAGTCGACTTCATCGCCGCTAACCACATCGAATACATCGATTATAAAGACACGAACTTGTTGGATCGGTTTATCTCAGAACGAGGCAAGATTTTGCCACGTCGGGTAACCGGCACCAGCGCTAAGAACCAACGTAAGCTGACGATCGCAATCAAGCGAGCGCGGATTATGGGTCTTCTGCCGTTTGTTTCGGAAGACTAATATCGGTATTTAAAAAGGATGTTTCTGCTAATCGCGGCAGAAACATCCTTTTTTTGTGCTCGTCAGTCAGCACCGTTAATTACTTTAATTGCGCCAACATTGCCTTATTGAATTCCGGCAAGTCATCAGGTGTCCGGCTTGTCACCAAGTTATGATCAACGACGACCGGTTCATTTTTAACGATGGCCCCTGCATAGTAAAGATCCGGGCGAACCGTTGTGTAGGCGGTCATGGTGCGGCCCTTGGTCAAGCCTGTCTGGATGAAGAATTGCGGCCCGTGGCAGATCGCAAAGACTGGCTTGTCGGCCAACAGGAAGGCTTTGACGAAATTAACAAAGCGATCGTCAGCCCGAAGTTCATCTGGCGAAAAGCCGCCTGGAAGCAGTAAGCCGTCAAAATCATCCGGTTTGACATCGGTAATCGTGGTGTCGATCGTTGCCGTTGCGCCATGTTTACCGGTAATTTGCTTCCCAGCTTGCGTTTCAATCAAAGTGACGTCATGGCCCTGATCCTTTAACGCTTTGACGGGTGAGGTTAATTCCGCATCCTCGAAGTTATCGGTAACCAGAACAGCAATTTTTGCCATTTTAAAAGCCCCTTTCAGCATGTATTACTATTCTAGTTTAACGGTTTAAAAGTGTTGATGCAAAGGATTAAAATCCTAATTTTGTGTGAACTATCCAGGATTATGGATGAACAACTCTATAAGTTTCAAGAAAATGAGCGGCCGTATCAGAGTCATATTAACAGCAGTCCCTCGTTATTTTGGCAAACAAACGGAGGCGTGCTAACCCGCTGACTAGTAACTTATGTTAACGTTAGCTAATGCGAACAAAATCACAAGCTTATCGTTATATAAAATTTTGATTTTGTTTTACAATGACGATGATCAGAAGAGCAAAACGAACTTATATCAGGGGTTTGATTATCAGAGGTGATCAAAATGGGGCTCACATTAGCCGCGATCCTGTTGGCTGTCACGAACTTATCGCGAATGCAGTTTGCGGTGACCGCCATTACGCACTTTCTATTTGTGACAACCACCATCGGGATGTTGCTGACGACCATGATTTTTGAATTTTTATATGCCTATGGTCGGGGCGACACTGAAAAATACGGCCGTTTAACGCTATTCTTTAGCCGCATCTTCTTCTTCAGTTTTGGTACCGGGGTTGTGACCGGTTTGATTATGGAATTTCAATTCGGCATGAACTGGTCGGCCTTTACCCGCTTGATGGGCGATGTTTCTGGTGTACCGTTAGCCATTGAAAGTATGATTTCGTTCTTCATTGAATTGACTATCATCGGTTTGTGGCGGTTTACTTGGGGTAAATTGCCAAAACGCGCCCACGCTTGGCTAGGCGTTGGGATGTTGGGGGCATCAC
Above is a window of Lacticaseibacillus casei DSM 20011 = JCM 1134 = ATCC 393 DNA encoding:
- the rpsF gene encoding 30S ribosomal protein S6; its protein translation is MAETKYEVTYIIRPDLDDAAKTDLVERFDNILKENGASIIDSKDWQKRKLAYEINKYNEGLYHIVNLSAEDDKAINEFDRLAKINNDILRHMIVKRED
- the ssb gene encoding single-stranded DNA-binding protein, translated to MLNSVALTGRLTRDVDLRYTQSGTAVGSFTLAVDRQFRSANGERETDFINCVIWRKSAENFANFTKKGSLVGIEGHIQTRSYDNAQGQKVYVTEVVVENFALLESRATTQQRPSEPANPAGQGNQNYGGGQQFGNNQQPQNPPSFGSQSAPNNAPSSNPGQNPAAGQSQGNNGNTANPDPFANNGKPIDISDDDLPF
- the rpsR gene encoding 30S ribosomal protein S18 is translated as MAQQRRGGRRRRKVDFIAANHIEYIDYKDTNLLDRFISERGKILPRRVTGTSAKNQRKLTIAIKRARIMGLLPFVSED
- a CDS encoding type 1 glutamine amidotransferase domain-containing protein, whose protein sequence is MAKIAVLVTDNFEDAELTSPVKALKDQGHDVTLIETQAGKQITGKHGATATIDTTITDVKPDDFDGLLLPGGFSPDELRADDRFVNFVKAFLLADKPVFAICHGPQFFIQTGLTKGRTMTAYTTVRPDLYYAGAIVKNEPVVVDHNLVTSRTPDDLPEFNKAMLAQLK